One genomic segment of Helianthus annuus cultivar XRQ/B chromosome 14, HanXRQr2.0-SUNRISE, whole genome shotgun sequence includes these proteins:
- the LOC110907697 gene encoding expansin-B15 produces the protein MALHVENFLLIFVLISSHMLLAKTNELEGFSPALATWYGEPYGAGSGGGCGWSDDVQFPPFSAMIAAGNANIYLKGKGCGNCYEILCTRVPYCSTIPITVTITDECPGACNDVPFAFDLSGTAFGAMSSPGQADALRNLGRVDVQYRRVPCNYGSTKIAFKIDAMANPYWFAMTIEFCAGDGGLSSVGVASDGSQQFRLMKNIWGAVWAVDVDPSFRGPYSFKLISQIDEPVIATNAVPSDFVPGQSYYSLVNFRS, from the exons ATGGCTTTACACGTTGAAAACTTCTTGTTGATCTTTGTTTTGATCTCTTCCCATATGCTCCTTGCTAAAACTAACGAGCTAGAAGGGTTTTCGCCGGCTTTGGCAACTTGGTACGGAGAGCCATATGGAGCTGGAAGTG GAGGAGGTTGTGGATGGTCCGACGACGTTCAATTTCCGCCATTCTCTGCTATGATAGCAGCAGGAAATGCAAATATATATTTGAAAGGCAAAGGGTGTGGAAATTGTTATGAG ATTTTATGCACCCGAGTCCCATATTGCTCAACGATCCCCATTACAGTGACCATAACTGATGAGTGTCCTGGCGCATGTAACGATGTGCCATTCGCTTTTGATTTAAGTGGAACCGCTTTTGGTGCAATGTCAAGTCCAGGACAAGCTGATGCTCTACGTAATCTTGGTCGCGTTGATGTCCAATATCGAAG GGTGCCTTGCAACTACGGTAGTACCAAAATCGCGTTCAAGATAGATGCAATGGCGAATCCTTACTGGTTCGCGATGACAATAGAGTTTTGTGCAGGAGATGGTGGCCTTAGCTCGGTAGGGGTGGCATCAGATGGTTCACAACAGTTTAGATTGATGAAGAACATATGGGGTGCGGTTTGGGCAGTGGATGTTGACCCATCTTTCCGTGGTCCATATTCGTTCAAACTCATCTCTCAAATCGATGAACCAGTTATCGCAACCAACGCAGTACCGTCTGATTTTGTGCCAGGACAAAGTTATTACTCGTTGGTGAATTTTCGAAGCTAG